Proteins from a single region of Bdellovibrio bacteriovorus HD100:
- a CDS encoding class I SAM-dependent methyltransferase — translation MNCLLCHSPHSAPFKVDKKPARSYFHCAECDLIFMDPAERLGPQEEKQRYDEHENHSSPGYLAFFEPLINSIEEHFKAAGVMGSSLTSLDFGCGPTALLSQLLNLRGFKTHDYDLYYRPNQDELRKTYHLVTSTEVWEHLYNPRTEIERILRLLKPGGLLGVMTSAHRGEAVFHDWHYRRDTTHVVFFSEQTMKWIAQTYKMQLIKSRSPYWIFQKLF, via the coding sequence ATGAACTGCCTGCTCTGCCATTCTCCTCATTCTGCGCCCTTCAAAGTGGATAAAAAGCCAGCCCGCAGCTATTTTCATTGCGCAGAGTGTGATTTGATCTTTATGGACCCCGCAGAGCGTCTTGGGCCGCAGGAAGAAAAACAGCGCTATGATGAACACGAAAATCACAGCAGCCCTGGGTATCTGGCGTTCTTCGAACCCCTTATCAACAGCATTGAAGAACACTTCAAAGCTGCGGGTGTCATGGGTTCGTCACTGACGTCATTGGATTTCGGTTGTGGTCCGACGGCGCTGCTTTCACAGCTTTTGAATCTGCGTGGATTTAAAACTCACGATTATGATTTGTACTATCGTCCGAATCAGGATGAGTTGCGCAAAACCTATCATCTGGTGACCAGCACGGAAGTGTGGGAGCACTTGTATAATCCTCGTACCGAAATCGAACGCATTCTGCGCCTTTTGAAGCCGGGGGGATTGCTGGGAGTGATGACTTCCGCTCACAGAGGTGAAGCGGTTTTCCATGACTGGCACTATCGCCGGGATACGACTCATGTCGTATTTTTCTCAGAGCAGACCATGAAGTGGATCGCTCAGACGTATAAAATGCAGTTGATAAAAAGCCGAAGCCCGTACTGGATTTTCCAGAAATTGTTCTAG
- a CDS encoding TIGR02285 family protein, with product MKKMTVLFFLAVNMFCPLAWAEDITWIRWDDPPIFIFSGPFKGRGLLDNVESELRRKLPQYTHKTIEGTVPRVLKEAEAKAPVCNAGWLDTPEWSKLFYFSRPVFVIPANGILLPKSRLVEVRNLAPYSLQKFLDDKKDWKLGVGRLYGVGIDDVLIKNNYQKNPQVITIATSLRVHKMLHSNRIQYTLGYPFEAVYYNKLLDGKNNEVVHIPVTENAARVEVVVACPKTPWGAKVIADIDQVLQNRALLEKFEKGVDRWLSIEDQEKLAPARKEFYRKNYPSLK from the coding sequence ATGAAAAAAATGACAGTGTTGTTCTTCCTTGCTGTTAATATGTTTTGCCCATTGGCATGGGCCGAGGACATCACATGGATCCGTTGGGATGATCCGCCCATTTTTATTTTTAGCGGCCCATTTAAAGGGCGGGGGCTGCTGGATAACGTAGAGAGTGAACTTCGTCGGAAGCTTCCCCAGTACACCCACAAGACCATCGAGGGCACGGTCCCCCGGGTTTTGAAAGAGGCCGAAGCCAAAGCTCCGGTGTGTAATGCGGGCTGGCTGGATACGCCGGAGTGGTCCAAGCTGTTTTATTTTTCAAGGCCGGTCTTTGTGATTCCTGCCAATGGGATTCTTCTGCCAAAAAGTCGGCTGGTGGAGGTCAGAAATCTGGCGCCCTATTCATTGCAAAAGTTCCTGGATGATAAAAAAGACTGGAAGCTCGGGGTGGGAAGACTTTACGGCGTTGGTATTGATGATGTGCTGATTAAGAACAACTATCAGAAAAACCCGCAGGTTATCACCATCGCGACCAGCCTTCGTGTGCACAAAATGCTTCATTCCAATCGGATTCAGTACACCTTGGGATATCCCTTTGAAGCGGTCTATTACAACAAACTGCTGGATGGGAAGAACAACGAGGTCGTGCATATCCCGGTGACTGAAAATGCAGCCCGTGTGGAGGTCGTGGTGGCTTGTCCTAAAACTCCGTGGGGAGCCAAAGTCATCGCGGATATCGATCAGGTTTTGCAAAACAGAGCACTGCTGGAAAAATTTGAAAAAGGGGTGGACCGCTGGCTCAGCATTGAGGACCAGGAAAAACTCGCTCCGGCCCGTAAAGA